In Paracoccaceae bacterium Fryx2, a single genomic region encodes these proteins:
- a CDS encoding ABC transporter ATP-binding protein — MPDTSETLLEVNNIEVIYNHVILVLKGVSLKVARGGITALLGGNGAGKTTTLKAVSNLLHSERGEVTKGSITYRGERVEGLGPSEMVRKGVIQVMEGRHCFEHLTVEENLLTGAYTRTQGAAAIAADLEMVYTYFPRLRERRKSQAGYTSGGEQQMTAIGRALMSRPEMILLDEPSMGLAPQLVEQIFEIVRAVNEKEGVTFLLAEQNTNVALRFAHQGYILESGRVVMEGSAQDLRENPDVKEFYLGMSDKGRKSFRDVRSYRRRKRWLA, encoded by the coding sequence ATGCCCGACACGTCCGAGACCCTGCTTGAGGTCAACAACATCGAGGTGATCTACAACCACGTCATCCTGGTGCTGAAGGGCGTCAGCCTCAAGGTGGCGCGCGGCGGCATCACCGCCCTGCTGGGCGGCAACGGTGCCGGCAAGACCACCACGCTGAAAGCCGTTTCCAACCTGCTGCATTCCGAACGCGGCGAGGTGACCAAGGGCAGCATCACCTATCGCGGCGAGCGGGTCGAGGGGCTGGGGCCATCGGAAATGGTGCGCAAGGGCGTGATCCAGGTGATGGAGGGGCGGCATTGCTTCGAACACCTGACGGTCGAGGAAAACCTGCTGACCGGGGCCTATACCCGCACCCAGGGCGCCGCCGCCATCGCAGCCGATCTGGAGATGGTCTACACCTACTTCCCCCGCCTGCGCGAACGGCGCAAGTCTCAGGCGGGCTATACCTCGGGTGGCGAACAGCAGATGACCGCGATCGGCCGCGCGCTGATGAGCCGACCCGAGATGATCCTGCTCGACGAGCCGTCGATGGGTCTGGCGCCGCAACTGGTGGAGCAGATCTTCGAGATCGTCCGCGCGGTGAACGAAAAGGAGGGCGTGACCTTCCTGCTGGCCGAGCAGAACACCAACGTCGCCCTGCGCTTCGCCCATCAGGGCTACATTCTGGAATCCGGGCGTGTGGTGATGGAAGGGTCGGCGCAGGATCTGCGCGAGAACCCCGACGTCAAGGAATTCTATCTGGGCATGTCGGACAAGGGCCGCAAAAGCTTTCGCGACGTGCGCAGCTATCGCCGCCGCAAACGGTGGCTGGCATGA
- a CDS encoding branched-chain amino acid ABC transporter permease: MLYREGGDFKTTYAEDNQTFPIKFDRLRYYAVLVVAFGVIPFFINDYWANAVFVPFLIYAIAAIGLNILTGYCGQVSLGTGGFMAVGAYAVYKLMTSFPEVSIAIHVLLAGLITAAVGVLFGLPSLRIKGFYLAVATLAAQFFLVWLFNKVPWFYNYSASGQITAPERTILGVAITGANTSAAAKYLFCAAILFVLAWLARNLTRGTIGRKWMAIRDMDIAAEIIGVNPLTTKLSAFAVSSFFIGVAGALFFAVYLGAAEVGEAFGIQKSFLILFMVIIGGLGSIFGSFAGAAFLVLLPVFLKNVLVGLLGWPTDLAAHIELMIVGGLIVGFLIAEPHGLAQLWRVAKEKLRLWPFPH; encoded by the coding sequence ATGCTTTACCGCGAGGGCGGCGACTTCAAGACCACCTACGCCGAAGACAACCAGACCTTTCCGATAAAGTTCGACCGGCTGCGCTATTACGCGGTGCTGGTGGTGGCCTTCGGGGTCATTCCGTTCTTCATCAATGACTACTGGGCCAATGCGGTCTTCGTGCCCTTCCTGATCTATGCCATCGCGGCGATCGGCCTGAACATCCTGACCGGCTATTGCGGGCAGGTGTCGCTGGGCACGGGCGGCTTCATGGCCGTGGGGGCCTATGCGGTCTACAAGCTGATGACCTCGTTCCCCGAGGTCAGCATCGCGATCCACGTCCTGCTGGCGGGTCTGATCACCGCGGCGGTGGGCGTGCTGTTCGGCCTGCCCAGCCTTCGGATCAAGGGCTTCTATCTGGCGGTGGCGACGCTGGCGGCGCAGTTCTTCCTGGTGTGGCTGTTCAACAAGGTGCCGTGGTTCTACAACTATTCGGCCTCGGGCCAGATCACGGCACCCGAGCGCACCATCCTGGGCGTGGCGATCACCGGGGCCAACACCAGCGCCGCCGCGAAATACCTGTTCTGCGCCGCGATCCTGTTCGTGCTGGCGTGGCTGGCGCGCAACCTGACGCGCGGCACCATCGGGCGCAAATGGATGGCGATCCGCGACATGGACATCGCGGCCGAGATCATCGGGGTCAACCCGCTGACCACCAAGCTGTCGGCCTTCGCGGTGTCGTCGTTCTTCATCGGGGTGGCCGGGGCGCTGTTCTTCGCGGTCTATCTGGGGGCCGCCGAAGTGGGCGAGGCGTTCGGCATCCAGAAAAGCTTCCTCATCCTGTTCATGGTGATCATCGGCGGGCTGGGCAGCATCTTCGGCAGCTTTGCCGGGGCGGCGTTTCTGGTGCTGCTGCCGGTGTTCCTGAAGAACGTGCTGGTCGGCCTTCTGGGCTGGCCCACCGATCTGGCCGCCCATATCGAGCTGATGATCGTGGGCGGGCTGATCGTCGGCTTCCTGATCGCGGAACCGCACGGGCTGGCGCAACTGTGGCGCGTGGCCAAGGAAAAACTACGGCTCTGGCCCTTCCCGCACTAG
- a CDS encoding long-chain fatty acid--CoA ligase: protein MATDTQALPEPVSIPALLARNAVRFPEMSAYREKEFGIWQSWTWAQAAEEIRAMALGFMALGLGRGEHVAIIGRNRPQLYWSMVAAQMCGAVPVPLYQDAVAEEMAYVLDHCGARFVVCGDQEQVDKVIEVEDRIHHIEQVVYVDKRGMRKYDHSRLNAMADVTAEGRAGHFRFDAELDIRTAELGWDSTCVMLYTSGTTGKPKGVVLSNRNIIETSKNSAEFDHLRAGDEVLAYLPMAWVGDFIFSIGQAMWAGFCVNCPESPATMMTDLREIGPTYFFAPPRVFEGQLTTVMIRMEDAGRVKKALFHRFMAVARRVGPALLDGKPVSGADRLAYALGDLLVYGPLKNTLGFSRIRVGYTAGEAIGPEIFDFYRSLGINLKQLYGQTEASVFITQQPDGQVRSDTVGVPSPGVEVKIADSGEVFYRSPGTFVAYYKNPESTASTKDAEGWVATGDAGFFEPGTGHLRIIDRAKDVGKMADGRLFAPKYVENKLKFYPNILEAVVFGAGRTMCTAFINIDLAAVGNWAERNNIAYASYQELAGHPQVYDMIRGHVEAVNKSVAADPILSGCQIHRFLILHKELDADDGEMTRTRKVRRKVIEDKFADLIDALNDGRDSVYTETEVTYEDGRKGAIKATLRLENAAVVPVSGQRMAAA from the coding sequence ATGGCCACCGATACCCAGGCATTGCCTGAACCCGTTTCCATACCCGCCTTGCTGGCGCGCAATGCCGTGCGATTCCCCGAGATGTCCGCCTACCGCGAAAAGGAATTCGGCATCTGGCAAAGCTGGACCTGGGCGCAGGCGGCCGAGGAAATCCGCGCGATGGCGCTGGGGTTCATGGCGCTGGGTCTGGGGCGGGGCGAGCATGTGGCGATAATCGGCCGCAACCGGCCGCAGCTTTACTGGTCGATGGTGGCGGCGCAGATGTGCGGCGCGGTGCCGGTGCCCCTGTATCAGGACGCCGTGGCGGAAGAGATGGCCTATGTGCTGGACCATTGCGGCGCGCGTTTCGTGGTCTGCGGCGATCAGGAACAGGTCGACAAGGTGATCGAGGTCGAAGACCGCATCCACCACATCGAGCAGGTGGTCTATGTCGACAAGCGCGGGATGCGCAAATACGACCATTCCCGCCTGAACGCGATGGCCGACGTGACCGCCGAAGGCCGCGCCGGGCATTTCCGCTTCGATGCCGAACTTGACATCCGCACGGCCGAACTGGGGTGGGATAGCACCTGCGTCATGCTTTACACCTCGGGCACCACGGGCAAGCCCAAGGGTGTGGTGCTCTCCAACCGCAACATCATCGAAACCTCGAAGAACTCGGCCGAATTCGACCATCTGCGGGCGGGGGACGAGGTGCTGGCCTATCTGCCGATGGCCTGGGTCGGCGATTTCATCTTTTCCATCGGGCAGGCGATGTGGGCCGGGTTCTGCGTCAACTGCCCCGAAAGCCCGGCCACGATGATGACCGACCTGCGCGAGATAGGGCCGACCTATTTCTTTGCCCCGCCCCGGGTGTTCGAGGGGCAACTGACCACGGTGATGATCCGCATGGAAGATGCGGGCCGGGTGAAGAAGGCGCTGTTTCACCGTTTCATGGCGGTGGCGCGCCGGGTGGGGCCCGCGTTGCTGGACGGCAAGCCGGTGTCGGGGGCCGACCGGCTGGCCTATGCACTGGGCGACCTGCTGGTCTATGGCCCGCTGAAGAACACACTGGGCTTCAGCCGCATCCGGGTCGGCTATACCGCGGGCGAGGCGATCGGGCCCGAGATCTTCGATTTCTACCGCAGCCTCGGGATCAACCTCAAACAGCTCTACGGCCAGACCGAGGCGAGCGTGTTCATCACCCAGCAGCCCGACGGGCAGGTGCGGTCCGACACCGTCGGCGTGCCAAGCCCGGGGGTCGAGGTGAAGATCGCCGACAGCGGCGAGGTGTTCTACCGCAGCCCCGGCACCTTCGTCGCCTATTACAAGAACCCCGAAAGCACCGCATCGACCAAGGATGCCGAAGGCTGGGTCGCCACCGGCGACGCGGGGTTCTTTGAACCCGGCACCGGGCACCTGCGCATCATCGACCGGGCAAAGGATGTGGGCAAGATGGCCGATGGCCGCCTGTTCGCCCCGAAATACGTCGAGAACAAGCTGAAATTCTACCCGAATATCCTGGAGGCCGTGGTGTTCGGCGCGGGGCGGACCATGTGCACCGCCTTCATCAACATCGACCTCGCTGCGGTCGGCAACTGGGCAGAACGCAACAACATCGCCTATGCCAGCTATCAGGAGCTGGCGGGCCACCCGCAGGTCTATGACATGATCCGCGGCCATGTCGAGGCGGTCAACAAGTCGGTTGCCGCCGACCCGATCCTGTCGGGCTGCCAGATCCACCGCTTCCTGATCCTGCACAAGGAGCTTGACGCCGATGACGGCGAGATGACCCGCACCCGCAAGGTCCGCCGCAAGGTGATCGAGGACAAGTTCGCCGACCTGATCGACGCGCTGAACGACGGGCGCGACAGCGTCTACACCGAAACCGAAGTCACCTACGAGGATGGCCGCAAGGGTGCCATCAAGGCCACCCTGCGGCTGGAGAATGCCGCCGTGGTGCCGGTATCGGGGCAAAGGATGGCCGCCGCATGA
- a CDS encoding branched-chain amino acid ABC transporter permease — protein MPDQFFYALEVSLNGLMAGVMYSLVALGFVLIFKASGIFNYAQGVLALFAALTLVGLQRGQVPFAHLINAVFGTNLHSFGWQLPALVAIALTAAVMVLLAVLVERYILKHLVNQQPIILFMATIGLAYFLEGFGDVLWGADIKKMDVGLPQGISETIETVTYDLFGYGFFIDRLDIVAALVAALLVISLTLFSQYTKYGRALRAVADDHQAALSVGISLRFVWVLVWSIAGFVALVAGIMWGTKSGVQFSLSLIALKALPVLMLGGFTSIPGAIVGGLIIGMGEKLFEFFVGPLVGGATENWFAYVLALLFLVFRPQGLFGEKIIERV, from the coding sequence ATGCCTGACCAGTTTTTCTACGCGCTGGAGGTTTCGCTCAACGGCCTGATGGCCGGGGTGATGTATTCGCTGGTGGCGCTGGGCTTCGTTCTGATCTTCAAGGCATCGGGCATCTTCAACTATGCGCAGGGTGTTTTGGCGCTGTTCGCGGCGCTGACGCTGGTGGGGTTGCAGCGCGGTCAGGTGCCGTTCGCGCATCTGATCAACGCGGTGTTCGGCACCAATCTGCACAGCTTCGGCTGGCAGTTGCCCGCACTGGTTGCCATCGCGCTGACGGCGGCGGTGATGGTGCTGCTGGCGGTGCTGGTGGAACGCTACATCCTGAAGCACCTGGTCAATCAGCAGCCGATCATCCTGTTCATGGCGACCATTGGCCTCGCCTATTTCCTGGAGGGTTTCGGTGACGTGCTGTGGGGGGCGGACATCAAGAAGATGGATGTCGGCCTGCCGCAGGGCATTTCGGAAACCATCGAGACGGTGACCTACGACCTGTTCGGCTACGGCTTCTTCATCGACCGGCTGGATATCGTGGCGGCGCTGGTGGCGGCGCTGCTGGTGATCAGCCTGACGCTGTTTTCGCAATACACTAAGTATGGCCGCGCCTTGCGGGCAGTGGCCGACGATCATCAGGCGGCGCTGTCGGTCGGGATTTCCCTGCGCTTCGTCTGGGTGCTGGTCTGGTCGATCGCGGGTTTCGTGGCGCTGGTGGCGGGCATCATGTGGGGCACCAAGTCGGGCGTGCAGTTCAGTCTCAGCCTGATCGCGCTGAAGGCGCTGCCGGTGCTGATGCTGGGCGGCTTCACCTCGATCCCCGGCGCGATTGTCGGCGGGCTGATCATCGGCATGGGCGAAAAGCTGTTCGAGTTCTTTGTCGGCCCGCTGGTCGGCGGGGCCACCGAAAACTGGTTCGCCTACGTTCTGGCATTGCTGTTCCTCGTGTTCCGGCCGCAGGGCCTGTTCGGCGAGAAGATCATCGAGAGGGTATGA
- a CDS encoding ABC transporter substrate-binding protein → MKNTFATLAVLAMTTGLAAPALADLVVPNLSYRTGPYAPGGIPYADGFADYFTLLNERDGGIGGEKVSVPECETAYNTEKGVECYEATKGSGALVYNPLSTGITYQLIPKVSADKIPLYTPGYGRTSAANGKVFEWVFNYPANYWDAASVAVKYLLEQNGGSLEGKKIALVYHNSAYGKEPIRTLTELSRKHGFTLAELPVDHPGQEQKSQWLQIRRDKPDYVLMYGWGVMNAVAIQEAANIRFPMENFIGIWWSGADHDVLPAGDGANGYKSLAMHGTGMDYPVYADLKQYVHDAGKSAGAGDQVGGVLYSRGMYAALVISEAIRKAQELAGTSAITAAQMRDGMEALEITEERMVELGLPAFGQPFTATCEDHGGPGAAMVQQWDATAKKWTLLTGFIAPDDEVLDPLVAEDSAAYAAEAGITERCN, encoded by the coding sequence ATGAAGAATACCTTCGCAACGCTGGCCGTGCTGGCCATGACCACCGGACTTGCCGCGCCCGCGCTGGCAGACCTGGTGGTGCCGAACCTCAGCTATCGCACCGGCCCCTATGCACCGGGCGGCATTCCCTACGCCGACGGCTTTGCCGACTATTTCACCCTGCTGAACGAGCGCGACGGCGGCATCGGCGGCGAGAAGGTCAGCGTTCCGGAATGCGAAACCGCCTACAACACCGAAAAGGGCGTGGAATGCTATGAGGCGACCAAGGGCAGCGGGGCGCTGGTCTACAACCCGCTTTCCACCGGCATCACCTACCAGTTGATCCCCAAGGTCAGCGCCGACAAGATACCGCTTTACACCCCCGGCTACGGCCGCACCTCGGCCGCCAACGGCAAGGTGTTCGAGTGGGTGTTCAACTACCCCGCAAACTACTGGGACGCCGCCTCGGTGGCGGTGAAATACCTGCTGGAACAGAACGGTGGCAGCCTTGAGGGCAAGAAGATCGCGCTGGTCTATCACAACTCGGCCTATGGCAAGGAACCGATCCGCACCCTGACCGAACTTTCCAGGAAGCACGGCTTCACGCTGGCCGAACTGCCCGTGGACCATCCGGGGCAGGAACAGAAAAGCCAATGGCTGCAGATCCGCCGCGACAAACCGGATTACGTGCTGATGTATGGCTGGGGCGTGATGAATGCCGTGGCGATCCAGGAGGCCGCCAACATCCGCTTCCCGATGGAGAATTTCATCGGCATCTGGTGGTCGGGCGCCGACCATGACGTGCTGCCCGCAGGCGATGGCGCCAATGGCTACAAGTCGCTGGCGATGCACGGCACCGGCATGGATTACCCGGTCTATGCCGACCTCAAGCAGTATGTCCACGATGCCGGCAAATCGGCAGGGGCGGGCGATCAGGTCGGCGGCGTGCTTTACTCGCGCGGCATGTATGCGGCGCTGGTGATCTCCGAGGCGATCCGCAAGGCGCAGGAACTGGCGGGAACCTCTGCCATCACCGCGGCACAGATGCGCGACGGCATGGAGGCGCTGGAAATCACCGAGGAGCGGATGGTCGAGCTTGGCCTGCCGGCCTTCGGGCAGCCGTTCACTGCCACCTGCGAAGATCACGGCGGCCCCGGGGCGGCGATGGTGCAGCAATGGGATGCGACGGCCAAGAAATGGACGCTGCTGACCGGCTTCATCGCGCCCGATGACGAAGTTCTGGACCCACTGGTGGCCGAGGATTCCGCGGCCTATGCCGCCGAAGCCGGAATCACCGAACGCTGCAACTGA
- a CDS encoding response regulator transcription factor produces the protein MKPPHVAILDDEPEIRRLLSDALEEAGFRTTSYGRATEFEASLKRVTPDVCLVDLGLPDRDGLALVHRLALESGAAIIIISGRAQVQDRVTGLELGADDYIIKPFDPAEVVARVRARLRKGRTGVERQAQVARFAGWVAQFDRYVLIAADGTEVPFSHAEGEVLRLFLEAPKRLISRAQMQESLGGAAGESFDRAMDVRISRLRTKLGEDPKNPTLIKTIYGAGYIFLGDVVWS, from the coding sequence ATGAAACCGCCCCATGTCGCCATTCTGGACGATGAACCCGAGATCCGCCGCCTGCTGTCCGACGCGCTGGAGGAGGCAGGCTTCCGCACCACCAGCTACGGGCGCGCCACCGAGTTCGAGGCGTCGCTGAAGCGGGTGACGCCCGATGTCTGCCTGGTCGACCTTGGCCTGCCCGACCGCGACGGGCTGGCGCTGGTGCACCGGCTGGCGCTGGAATCCGGGGCGGCGATCATCATCATCTCGGGCCGGGCGCAGGTGCAGGACCGGGTGACCGGGCTGGAGCTTGGCGCCGACGACTACATCATCAAGCCGTTCGATCCGGCCGAGGTGGTGGCCCGCGTCCGCGCCCGGCTGCGCAAGGGCCGCACCGGGGTGGAACGCCAGGCGCAGGTGGCGCGCTTTGCCGGCTGGGTGGCGCAGTTCGACCGCTATGTGCTGATCGCGGCCGATGGCACGGAAGTGCCGTTCTCGCACGCCGAGGGCGAGGTGCTGCGGCTGTTTCTGGAAGCGCCGAAGCGGCTGATCTCGCGGGCGCAGATGCAGGAGTCGCTGGGCGGGGCTGCGGGCGAAAGCTTCGACCGGGCGATGGACGTGCGTATCTCGCGGTTGCGCACCAAGCTGGGCGAAGACCCGAAGAACCCGACGCTGATCAAGACGATCTACGGCGCGGGCTATATCTTTCTGGGGGATGTGGTCTGGTCCTGA
- a CDS encoding PAS-domain containing protein, with translation MPQTDDPRTGLMQAGLNLIQQALSIYDSDLRLAVCNRRFQDMFDFPQALVSPGASFEDTVRFLVARGEYGPVDDPEAAVRARVQAARAFQPHYMERPRPGNRWISVEGSPLPQGGWVTVYTDITEIKLQEQLLRARSEELSEDLLAHAERLGQANRALAATNAALEEAKRELTEMEARTRLTTEMMPAHIAHVNRDLRYTYSNRRLTSVLPGRPRNILGLTGREALGDGTFDKIAPYLAQALEGEASVFEFTDDESGRRIRAAFTPDQTGDQTPDQAGNRAGGEIGGVYILSMDVTGETQARAALTQTRKRELAAQLTSGLAHDFANLLTIILGLQGRLERLALPDGGPALVAATLAAARRGGVLLDRIASISGRRELRPVSTDLASFLSDLRVLAGPTLPDATRLEIALERLDAPILLDAGGMQDALVNLILNARDALGPTGGTIRVAARPVRDTWLEISVTDDGPGFSAAALQQGLDPFFTTKGGEGSGLGLSMVYDQITLCGGTVRLENRAGGGALVTLRLPLRRVEPPTAPELVLLVEDSAEIRETVRGMLRDMGHAVIEAASADEAAALADLPGLSVVLSDIGLPGRLSGVDLAERLAERVPPLRVCLMTSLPPAHRLRARAAARFTVLTKPFDAGALAAFLGQGAA, from the coding sequence ATGCCGCAGACCGACGATCCGCGCACCGGCCTGATGCAGGCCGGGCTGAACCTGATCCAGCAGGCGCTGTCGATCTATGACAGCGATTTGCGGCTTGCGGTGTGCAACCGGCGGTTTCAGGACATGTTCGACTTTCCGCAGGCGCTGGTAAGCCCCGGCGCCTCGTTCGAAGACACCGTCCGCTTTCTGGTGGCGCGCGGCGAATATGGCCCGGTTGACGACCCCGAGGCCGCCGTGCGGGCCCGGGTGCAGGCCGCCCGCGCCTTCCAGCCGCACTACATGGAACGGCCGCGCCCCGGCAACCGCTGGATTTCCGTCGAAGGCTCGCCGCTGCCGCAGGGCGGCTGGGTCACGGTCTATACCGACATCACCGAGATCAAGCTGCAGGAACAACTGCTCCGCGCCCGGTCCGAGGAGTTGTCGGAAGACCTGCTGGCCCATGCCGAACGGCTTGGCCAGGCCAACCGCGCGCTGGCCGCGACCAACGCGGCGCTGGAGGAGGCCAAGCGCGAGCTGACCGAGATGGAGGCCCGCACCCGCCTGACCACCGAGATGATGCCCGCCCATATCGCGCATGTGAACCGCGACCTGCGCTACACCTATTCCAACCGCCGGCTGACCTCGGTGCTGCCGGGGCGGCCGCGCAACATCCTTGGCCTGACCGGGCGCGAGGCGCTGGGCGATGGCACCTTCGACAAGATCGCGCCCTACCTCGCGCAGGCGCTGGAGGGCGAGGCCAGCGTGTTCGAATTCACCGACGACGAGTCCGGCCGCCGCATCCGCGCCGCCTTTACGCCGGATCAGACGGGGGATCAGACGCCGGATCAGGCGGGGAACCGGGCGGGGGGCGAAATCGGCGGCGTCTACATCCTGTCGATGGACGTGACCGGCGAGACGCAGGCCCGCGCCGCCCTGACCCAGACCCGCAAGCGCGAACTGGCGGCGCAGCTGACCTCGGGACTTGCGCATGATTTCGCCAACCTGCTGACGATCATCCTCGGCCTGCAGGGGCGGCTGGAACGGCTGGCCCTGCCCGATGGCGGACCGGCGCTGGTGGCGGCAACGCTGGCCGCCGCCCGGCGCGGAGGGGTGCTGCTGGACCGCATCGCCAGCATATCCGGCCGGCGCGAGTTGCGCCCCGTGTCCACCGATCTGGCGTCGTTCCTGTCCGATCTGCGCGTTCTGGCGGGGCCCACCCTGCCTGACGCCACAAGGCTGGAGATCGCGCTGGAACGGCTCGATGCACCGATCCTGCTTGATGCGGGCGGGATGCAGGATGCGCTGGTGAACCTGATCCTGAACGCCCGCGATGCGCTGGGGCCGACGGGCGGCACCATCCGCGTCGCGGCGCGGCCCGTGCGCGACACCTGGCTGGAAATCAGCGTGACCGATGACGGCCCGGGGTTCAGCGCGGCGGCTTTGCAGCAGGGGCTGGACCCGTTCTTCACCACCAAGGGCGGCGAGGGCTCGGGGCTGGGGCTGTCGATGGTCTATGACCAGATCACGCTCTGCGGCGGCACGGTGCGGCTGGAGAACCGTGCGGGCGGCGGCGCGCTGGTCACGCTGCGCCTGCCGCTGCGCCGCGTGGAACCGCCGACCGCGCCGGAACTGGTGCTGCTGGTGGAGGACAGCGCCGAGATCCGCGAGACCGTGCGCGGGATGCTGCGCGACATGGGCCACGCGGTGATCGAGGCCGCCAGCGCCGACGAGGCGGCGGCGCTGGCCGATCTGCCGGGGCTGTCGGTCGTGCTGTCCGACATCGGGCTGCCGGGCAGGCTTTCGGGCGTCGATCTGGCAGAGCGGCTGGCCGAACGGGTGCCGCCGCTGCGGGTCTGCCTGATGACCTCGCTGCCGCCCGCGCACCGCCTGCGCGCCCGCGCCGCCGCCCGCTTCACCGTGCTGACCAAGCCGTTCGACGCCGGTGCCCTTGCCGCCTTTCTGGGGCAGGGCGCCGCATGA
- a CDS encoding ABC transporter ATP-binding protein yields the protein MNTLPPDSYLTPDGRTIGPVMMEMRNITLRFGGVKAITDISFDIREGEIRAIIGPNGAGKSSMLNVMSGFYVPQEGEVWFRGQRRAPMRPYQVARQGIARTFQNIALFEGMSVLDNIMTGRLTLMHTGLLHQALWWGRAQAEESAHREKVEKIIDFLEIQHIRKTPVGRLPYGLKKRVELARALAAEPKLLLLDEPMAGMNVEEKEDMSRFILDVNDEFGTTIALIEHDMGVVMDLSDRVVVMDYGKKIGDGTPDEVRGNQAVIDAYLGVAHD from the coding sequence ATGAACACCCTGCCGCCCGACAGCTACCTGACACCCGACGGCCGCACCATCGGCCCGGTGATGATGGAAATGCGCAACATCACCCTGCGCTTCGGCGGGGTCAAGGCGATCACCGACATCAGTTTCGACATCCGCGAGGGCGAGATACGGGCGATCATCGGGCCGAACGGCGCCGGGAAATCGTCGATGCTGAACGTGATGTCGGGGTTCTATGTCCCGCAGGAGGGCGAGGTCTGGTTTCGCGGCCAGCGCCGCGCGCCGATGCGCCCCTATCAGGTCGCCCGCCAGGGCATCGCCCGCACCTTCCAGAACATCGCCCTGTTCGAAGGCATGTCGGTGCTCGACAACATCATGACCGGCCGGCTGACGCTGATGCACACCGGCCTGCTGCATCAGGCGCTGTGGTGGGGCCGCGCGCAGGCCGAAGAATCGGCGCACCGCGAGAAGGTCGAGAAGATCATCGACTTCCTTGAGATCCAGCATATCCGCAAGACACCGGTCGGCCGCCTGCCCTACGGGCTGAAAAAGCGGGTCGAACTGGCCCGCGCGCTGGCGGCCGAACCGAAACTGCTGCTGCTCGATGAACCGATGGCGGGCATGAACGTCGAGGAGAAGGAAGACATGAGCCGCTTCATCCTGGATGTGAACGACGAATTCGGCACCACCATAGCCCTGATCGAACATGACATGGGCGTGGTGATGGACCTGTCGGACCGCGTGGTGGTGATGGATTACGGCAAGAAGATCGGCGACGGCACCCCCGACGAGGTGCGCGGCAACCAGGCGGTGATCGACGCCTATCTGGGGGTGGCGCATGACTGA